TTCGTCCACCCGTTCAAATGGGGTGTTTTCAATGTCAGCGGCAGTGATGACGGTAATCCGGCCCGGCACCCGGTTCTTATCCGTGGGAAACCGGGTGGCGGTGACCACCATATCATCCAGATGGATGGCGGTATTTCCATGATGCCGGGTGTTTTCCGTATCCTGCCCGGATGCCTGACAGATCATCAGGCCGGCGGTCCAGACACAGAAAACCAGTGCTGTGGCCATTATTTTCATCAGTTTGTTCATTTTTTTTCCTTATCAGTTTGTTCTGTTTTCATATTGTCCGGCCAGCGGTTGCATTTTTCCATCAGGCCGTTATTTGAAAGAGATTCATCCCGGTACGTCCCGAATGAAAGGCCGGGGCAGAAGTGGCCGTGAAAATCAAGACATTTCTGATGTGATATTTTTTTAGAAATCAAACGATACCGTCATCATTGCCGTAAAAGGGGCGCCTACGTAATAGCTGGTGTTTCCCGCCCGGCTGTCATCCATGGCATTGATCACGGATACATATTCCTTGTCAAACAGGTTGGTCAATTCCAGGGACAGCCTGAGTTTGTCCACAAAAGAAAAATGGTTGAAGGTATACCCCATTTTCAGATCAGCCATTACATAATCATCCACTTTTTCATTATGTTCGGCATCGCCATAGCGGCTGCTCATATATCGTATCATGGGAATTATCTCAAAATCCTTCCAGGTGTAGATCAAACCGGTTTTGACGGTCCACTCAGGGGTGTCCAGCACCTGTTTGTCCTTTGTATCGCGGACAGCCCCCTGAAATGTCAGGTCGTCATCGTATGTCAATGCTGTATAGGAAGGGTTCAAAAAGAAGTTCAGGTGGTCATTGATCAGAAAATTGGACTCGATTTCGATCCCGTAGCCGGTGGCATCCCCGACGTTCTGGTTGTAACTCAGGTTCACTCTTGGATCATAGACAGTGGTCAACAGGTTCTGGTGCCTTGAATAAAACAGGGTCGGCACCACTTCGAACCGGTCAAACCGGAACCGCGCCCCCACCTCGAAATTGTCTGAGATTTCCATGTCATAGCCGCTGAACATATCGTCAAGCGTCACACCTGCCGCCTGAAATGCGGTGCGGTTCTGGTTGTAAATGTTGACCAGCGGGACATAGGCATAGGGCCTGATCTGGTTGCGCCCGTAACTGGCGTTCAATTCCACGGTGTCTGTCAGCCGGTATGCCACGCCCAGTGTCGGAAGAATTTCATCATAAGTCTTTTCTTCCCGGAAAAGATCCGAAGCCGCTTTCAGCGTGTAGTCAGGCGCGGATGCGACATATCCCTGGCTCGAAGGATCCGTGTAGTGAAAATATTTGAGACCGGCCTGCCAGTCGAATTGTCCGATGCTGCCGGCCAGTTTCAGAAACGGACTGTGGGCCACACCTTTGTCGTCACTTTTCATGTACATGCCGTATCCTTTGAACGCAAAGGTGATTGGGTCGTAATTTTGCTGCCGGATGATCATGTCGGACACCTCGGCCCAATACCCCAGAGAAGCCTTGCCCCATGAAAAGTGGGAATCAAGCTGAGTGATCATCCCGTACCTTTCAATATCCCGCTTCCTTTTGATGACAATTCCGCCTTGTGAAGCAGATCCTTGCAGAATTTCAGTGTCTTCATCCGTATAATATGGTTTGAATTTAAGACGAAATGTGTCTGAAAGCGTGACCGGTATTTCAGCCAGAAAATCCCGGTTGGCGTAGTCACCCCGGTTGTATCGGTAATAGTTGATATCATCGCTCTTATTGCCGGTCAGGCTGCTGTTGTAGTCTTTGTTGTAAAAACTGCCCAGAGATTCAACTTCACTATAAGTCAACGGCCGGTAGAGATCCTGATTCAGATCATTGGCGTTGAACCAGAATTTGACCTCGTCACCGGTGGGCATGGGCTGGCGTAACATGACATTCACATTCTTTCTGGGTCCGAGATCACCGGGGCCTTTCCATTTTTCCGCATCTGTATGGGACAGGGAAAGGGACAGCCCGGTCCCGGTTCGGGGCAGGCTTCCGGAATCTAACCGGATAAAGCTTCGGCTGTAATTGTGGGTGCCGATTCCCTGGCTGACATTCACACCGAACTCCTCTTCAGGCCATTTGGGCCTGAGATCCACAGCCCCGCCCCGGGCCCCCACGCCCGTGCCGAGATCTGCCGGAACGGCGCCTTTGTAAACGGCAATGCTGTCGAAATTTTCCGTATCATAAATATATTCCCTGGGCCCCATGGGATTGCCCCCATAGTTGGGAACCCCTGCCACGGTCATGGCACCCAGAAATCCGCGGACCCCCCGGACCCGGATATTTTTTTGTTCCGCTGCCAGACCATATGGGTCGATGCTTTCAACCGTGATTCCGGGAAGAATATTGATCGCCTCATAAACGCTGACCGCAGCCTTGCTTCCCAGTGCATCCAGACCATCCCGGGTGATCTCGCTTCCCGTGTAAACCGTTTCATTGGTCTGCTTGGTGGGGGTCACCAGTTTTGTACCCGTCACAACCACATCATCCAGAATCACTTTGTCTGGGCCGGATTCCCCGGCACCAGCGGAAAGAGCCGCCATCACAAAACAAACTGCCATGAACTGCTGCATGAATTTCATTTTTCAATACCTCCCGGTTTCATTCGCGCACGAGCGCGGTTTTCATTTCAAAGGGATTTTCATTGGTTTGTCACCCGGATCATTTGACGGTCAAGCCCATCTTTTGCAAAGGATCAATCCCGGGTCCGGCCCAGTCTATGGGAGACACCCCGTCCGGCAGGGCAACGGTCTTCAATACCTTGACAAACGCTTCAGGGGTGTCGATCCGTTCCAGGTACCACAGGTCGGTGCACAATTTGTCGATGATGACATTTCCGGTTTTGGTGCAGGAGGTGTCTGCCCAGTC
Above is a window of Desulfotignum balticum DSM 7044 DNA encoding:
- a CDS encoding TonB-dependent receptor, yielding MKFMQQFMAVCFVMAALSAGAGESGPDKVILDDVVVTGTKLVTPTKQTNETVYTGSEITRDGLDALGSKAAVSVYEAINILPGITVESIDPYGLAAEQKNIRVRGVRGFLGAMTVAGVPNYGGNPMGPREYIYDTENFDSIAVYKGAVPADLGTGVGARGGAVDLRPKWPEEEFGVNVSQGIGTHNYSRSFIRLDSGSLPRTGTGLSLSLSHTDAEKWKGPGDLGPRKNVNVMLRQPMPTGDEVKFWFNANDLNQDLYRPLTYSEVESLGSFYNKDYNSSLTGNKSDDINYYRYNRGDYANRDFLAEIPVTLSDTFRLKFKPYYTDEDTEILQGSASQGGIVIKRKRDIERYGMITQLDSHFSWGKASLGYWAEVSDMIIRQQNYDPITFAFKGYGMYMKSDDKGVAHSPFLKLAGSIGQFDWQAGLKYFHYTDPSSQGYVASAPDYTLKAASDLFREEKTYDEILPTLGVAYRLTDTVELNASYGRNQIRPYAYVPLVNIYNQNRTAFQAAGVTLDDMFSGYDMEISDNFEVGARFRFDRFEVVPTLFYSRHQNLLTTVYDPRVNLSYNQNVGDATGYGIEIESNFLINDHLNFFLNPSYTALTYDDDLTFQGAVRDTKDKQVLDTPEWTVKTGLIYTWKDFEIIPMIRYMSSRYGDAEHNEKVDDYVMADLKMGYTFNHFSFVDKLRLSLELTNLFDKEYVSVINAMDDSRAGNTSYYVGAPFTAMMTVSFDF